Proteins from a single region of Equus asinus isolate D_3611 breed Donkey chromosome 17, EquAss-T2T_v2, whole genome shotgun sequence:
- the LOC139040468 gene encoding bone marrow proteoglycan-like, giving the protein MEYNQAQYTCYRGFLVSIHSFTSNYRIQRLARSVNQGQIWIGGAARGSGGSRSFYWMDGSAWDFWFWAHGEPSASGGNCVSMYTQGGRWRLSQCDVVLPFVCSH; this is encoded by the exons ATGGAATATAATCAAGCTCAG TATACTTGCTACCGGGGCTTCCTCGTCTCCATCCATAGCTTCACCTCTAACTACCGGATCCAGCGATTAGCCAGAAGTGTCAACCAGGGTCAAATCTGGATCGGAGGTGCAGCCAGAGGCTCG GGTGGCTCCAGGAGCTTTTACTGGATGGATGGCAGTGCCTGGGATTTTTGGTTCTGGGCTCACGGCGAGCCTTCGGCCTCTGGTGGCAACTGTGTATCCATGTACACCCAAG GAGGTCGCTGGAGACTATCTCAGTGCGACGTGGTCCTCCCCTTTGTCTGTTCCCACTGA